The Lucilia cuprina isolate Lc7/37 chromosome 5, ASM2204524v1, whole genome shotgun sequence genome includes a window with the following:
- the LOC111679306 gene encoding la-related protein Larp4B isoform X5, giving the protein MEYYLGGYVYMNGDGVKIPPPVATTVYANVPVDTAVLATNLYGPTTQLAAPAATHIPLIATAAGPQPPHHQALQVAAAPGQHQQLIAAHTAAAHPQQPTLQTVQAAAAAAAVAAATPQHTAPHQIQGHPQQAHLQYAHQQTAIAAGGQQGPTVTTTTIDNTEYTVMNGAITQDGTVVCYSQDDLQVAGVVGAPVAAGGGNVTNLVAVDQMSGTPVTAATAQQQQQQQQHNVHAQHHVILNNGPPPSATTTLQQQQSQQQQVVAGNSNNTNISSSSNSSGNTGDNSGIPLEQLKQMLATQLEYYFSRENLANDSWLLSQMDSDQYVPIWTVANFNLVKKLTKDIKLITEVLRESPNVQVDEDGLRVRPNHKRCIIILREISDQTPVKDVKNIFNNENCPRVISCEFAGNNSWYITFESDEDAQKAFKYLREDVKEFQGKPIMARMKAKPFINRLPIGPVSTIKNGFRLTSPPAAVYDPNAAAAAAVAYSAAPQRFVYAANGAAMTQPPVPYNGQLHLIQFQQQQFYPGIVTPWPTAAAAAVAAAATTAHGQNFYEIGNVFAANGLPPAVPAYATTAPPPTQTPGLTGSTKPQSGGGGGGGGGGGGRYNNNHRNNSGNSGGQSGGGHRKQQRNTNLQQLQQTPQPQPQLAGNNIIVSSVSVGGAGGLVGVMPTAIVDPHQQQQTMTQQHQMQQQQPPPNQQQQQTSSQQQPGSQQSSNTRHYSSMKPNTGKDKGGIPKSSIDKSYGGGGNTNALSSHHHYSAQNQTTHHVQTQQQQQQQQQPQQMSGGGGGAAATHIQQTHYQMPSSNTQTGAMQHTSYTAHNVPTVSAQQHHHQQQQQIHQQQQQQQQHDLQDDVNVEVVHQSQIVVQHVPQQGHHHNPRNNVTSSSSSLNNSVGGSGVGGGGSGAGKDPPHWSQSRPRRRRRDDDNSGMTYSPNNRVGGGGGGGGGGQSYNSSHHSQQQQQQQSGGNSGGGGGGGGSVMSSSQGGSHHHSNRNDISGGGHHGGGGGGYTSHRNDNEHRGGYKGNNYNPHYNSGGGGGGGGSHSHHSSNNSSSHHHNQHHNTATSSGSSQQQQQQQLQQQQHHTSSTSSSSSQHHSMTTSSSSTHHYNPHHHNQNEGGGGGGASGGVGGSGGGGGGIGGGGSGRDVGGGGSGRNYEGGRHTAGGGSSYAGNNDRSGGGHGSGGGGGGRHHDNYHHNSHHQSHHQHHHHQQQQQQQQQQNATPPQPPQFDLEAAAFPPLPATSSSVASSNVAATSGTNNKQTASALQQQHQQQQQQQVSLNDATTSANNNNNMTINSNSNNNSSNSISSTSADQHHQQQQHHQQQQPKNVNTQPYHQQHQQSQQQNTSNNLINSSSINSGNGNNGGSGWAENRLADVVRGNGNNNNNNASGGGGKKSRKDSGHNNKQHNNFYQQQRGNTAVSPTPNAGVGGGNISSNITTTIASNVNSTNSNNNNTSTLINTPAIETANIEDLNKQQQRDHLSANNSKSNNNNNKSLTNNKQNSNSNNSATVIPCLTQNNTNTTNIKGSSNIVAATFNPTISSSPITADCNSGSSNCSNSSGGPTTNLHEKFNKTEEYLVHAINNPIATGGAVVGTGGGVGVHHKSGYVHTTACANSGGSCGNNDCNNERNNNTKNVSSSTGTAAAAVCSVATMTTNLAECSLNNHKKPPAIAALIAKKETPKDATKQKNASTSTSSTSTENIAAAVVSNSLNSSSTGIIVNAAILPVTGGGGSSAASRLSYAQVAQRKDDNAAAAVSILSPVAVNKHETAVGTSSSVISSPSVVSTSINSSSPSVAVNKIEGNNDKHVANNNNITSSSSSCSTIVVGCANNANVAAVSVNSSSSSSSSSSCSSSGAGAASSITVTGAVNSGSNVPVTLRTEISKEKDFSRENRQSTGSN; this is encoded by the exons TTGATAGCAGCTCACACCGCTGCGGCTCACCCACAACAGCCTACATTACAAACAGTACAGGCGGCAGCAGCCGCGGCTGCTGTAGCAGCAGCTACACCCCAACACACAGCACCACATCAAATACAAGGCCATCCTCAACAAGCCCACTTGCAGTACGCCCATCAGCAAACAGCCATTGCTGCTGGTGGCCAGCAGGGCCCAACGGTTACGACAACAACGATTGATAACACCGAATATACAGTCATGAATGGAGCCATAACTCAAGACGGCACAGTCGTCTGTTACAGTCAAGATGATTTGCAGGTTGCTGGTGTCGTTGGTGCGCCCGTTGCTGCGGGCGGTGGTAATGTCACGAATTTAGTTGCTGTCGATCAAATGTCTGGTACACCGGTCACAGCAGCCACTgctcagcagcaacaacaacaacagcaacacaatGTTCATGCTCAACATCATGTTATCCTTAATAATGGTCCACCACCTTCCGCAACCACGAccctacagcaacaacaatcacaacaacaacaggtTGTCGCTGGTAATAGCAACAACACAAATATTAGCTCTTCATCAAATTCAAGTGGCAATACGGGCGATAATAGTGGGATACCATTGGAACAACTTAAACAAATGTTAGCCACACAATTGGAATATTATTTTTCGAG AGAAAATTTAGCAAACGACTCTTGGCTGCTATCACAAATGGACAGTGATCAATATGTCCCCATATGGACAGTGGCCAactttaatttagttaaaaaattaacaaaagataTTAAACTTATAACAGAAGTGCTTAGGGAATCACCGAATGTGCAAGTAGACGAAGATGGTCTCAGAGTACGACCAAATCACAAAAGATGCATTATAATATTACGTGAAATTTCTGATCAAACTCCAGTTAAAGATGTTAAG AACATTTTTAACAATGAAAACTGCCCACGCGTTATTTCGTGTGAATTTGCTGGCAATAACTCATGGTATATAACTTTTGAATCAGATGAAGATgcacaaaaagcttttaaatatttaagagaaGATGTTAAAGAATTTCAG ggTAAACCAATAATGGCTCGAATGAAAGCAAAACCATTTATAAATAGATTACCAATCGGTCCAGTATCAACTATTAAAAATGGCTTCCGTTTGACTTCACCACCAGCCGCTGTATACGATCCAAATGCTGCTGCTGCAGCGGCTGTTGCTTATAGTGCAGCTCCGCAACGTTTTGTTTATGCTGCCAATGGAGCAGCAATGACGCAACCACCAGTACCATATAATGGtcaattacatttaatt CAATTCCAACAGCAACAATTCTATCCCGGTATTGTTACACCTTGGCCTACTGCGGCTGCTGCAGCTGTAGCAGCAGCCGCAACCACAGCACATGGTCAGAATTTCTATGAGATTGGAAATGTTTTTGCAGCCAATGGTTTGCCTCCTGCAGTACCTGCATATGCCACAACAGCACCACCTCCTACACAAACTCCTGGTTTAACTGGCAGCACAAAACCGCAAAGCGGTGGcggcggtggtggtggtggcggaGGCGGTGGACGCTATAACAACAATCATCGTAATAATTCTGGCAACAGTGGTGGTCAGAGCGGCGGTGGTCATCGTAAGCAGCAACGCAACACAAACCTCCAACAGTTGCAACAAACTCCCCAACCTCAACCCCAATTGGCTGGCAACAATATAATTGTATCTAGTGTAAGTGTTGGTGGAGCTGGTGGTCTGGTCGGCGTTATGCCCACCGCAATTGTCGATCCccatcaacagcagcaaacTATGACGCAACAGCAtcaaatgcaacaacaacaaccaccacctaatcaacagcaacaacagactTCAAGTCAACAGCAGCCTGGCTCTCAGCAAAGTAGTAATACAAGACATTATTCAAGCATGAAACCAAATACTGGTAAAGATAAAg gTGGCATACCGAAATCTTCTATCGATAAATCGTATGGTGGTGGTGGCAATACGAATGCTCTTAGCAGTCATCATCATTACAGTGCGCAAAATCAAACTACTCATCATgtacaaacacaacaacaacagcagcagcagcaacaacctcAGCAAATGAGTGGCGGAGGCGGTGGTGCTGCTGCAACACACATACAACAAACTCACTATCAAATGCCTTCCTCAAATACACAAACTGGTGCAATGCAGCATACTTCCTATACGGCACATAATGTACCAACTGTTTCAGCacaacagcatcatcatcagcagcaacagcagatccatcaacagcaacaacaacaacagcagcacgATCTACAAGACGATGTTAATGTTGAGGTTGTGCATCAATCACAAATTGTTGTACAACATGTACCACAACAAGGACATCATCATAATCCACGTAATAATGTTACTTCATCGTCCTCTTCGTTGAATAATTCGGTTGGTGGAAGTGGCGTCGGCGGCGGTGGCAGTGGTGCTGGAAAAGATCCGCCACATTGGTCTCAATCTCGCCCAAGACGAAGAAGACGTGATGATGATAATTCAGGAATGACTTACTCACCTAATAATCGTGTTGGCGGCGGAGGTGGAGGAGGAGGCGGAGGG CAATCGTATAATTCGTCGCATCATtctcaacagcagcagcaacaacaaagtgGTGGCAATTCAGGTGGCGGGGGAGGAGGAGGAGGTAGTGTTATGTCTTCTTCCCAAGGCGGTAGTCATCATCATTCAAATCGCAATGATATTAGTGGTGGTGGCCATCAtggcggtggtggtggtggttatACGTCGCATCGTAATGACAACGAACATCGCGGTGGTTATAAAGGTAACAATTATAATCCTCACTATAATAGCGGAGGCGGAGGAGGTGGCGGTGGTTCCCACTCCCACCATTCTTCTAACAATTCATCTTCACATCATCACAATCAACATCACAATACAGCGACATCATCAGGTTcctcacaacaacaacaacagcaacaattacaacagcaacaacatcatacTTCTTCCacttcatcatcatcgtcacaACACCATTCAATGACAACTTCATCTTCTTCTACCCATCATTACAATCCACATCATCATAATCAAAATgaaggtggtggtggtggtggagcTAGTGGAGGTGTCGGAGGAAGTGGTGGAGGCGGAGGAGGTATTGGGGGTGGAGGGAGTGGACGTGatgttggtggtggtggtagtgGTCGCAACTATGAAGGCGGCCGTCACACAGCTGGTGGTGGTTCTAGTTATGCTGGTAATAATGATAGATCTGGTGGAGGTCATGGTAGTGGAGGTGGCGGTGGAGGTCGCCATCATGACAACTATCATCATAACAGCCATCACCAGAGCCATCATCAACATCAccatcatcagcagcaacagcaacaacagcagcaacaaaatgcTACACCACCACAACCGCCGCAATTTGACTTAGAAGCAGCAGCTTTTCCACCACTGCCAG CCACCTCATCGTCAGTGGCCTCTAGTAATGTTGCTGCAACCAGTGGTaccaataataaacaaactgcCAGtgcattacaacaacaacatcagcagcaacaacaacagcaagtgAGTTTAAATGATGCTACAACATCtgccaataataacaacaacatgacTATCAATAGTAATAGTAACAACAATAGCAGCAACAGCATTAGTAGTACATCTGCTGaccaacatcatcaacaacagcaacatcatcagcagcagcagccaAAAAACGTCAATACTCAACCCTATCACCAGCAACATCAGCaatcacaacaacaaaatacaagtaataatttaataaatagttcCTCAATTAATTCGGGAAACGGTAATAACGGTGGTAGTGGTTGGGCAGAAAATCGTCTAGCTGATGTAGTACGTGGCAAtggtaataacaacaacaacaatgccaGTGGGGGAGGAGGTAAGAAATCTCGCAAAGATTCCGGCCACAACAATAAAcaacataataatttttaccAACAACAAAGAGGTAATACAGCAGTTAGTCCAACGCCCAACGCTGGCGTTGGCGGTGGTAATATCAGTAGTAATATTACAACCACCATTGCCTCAAACGTCAACtcaaccaacagcaacaacaataacacctCAACCTTAATTAACACACCCGCCATAGAAACTGCTAATATTGAAGATttgaataaacaacaacaacgcgaTCATTTAAGCGCCAACAACagtaaaagcaacaacaataataataaatcattgacaaataataaacaaaattctaattcTAATAACTCTGCAACTGTGATACCGTgtttaacacaaaacaatactaatacaacaaatattaaaggTAGCAGCAACATTGTTGCTGCCACATTTAACCCCACAATCTCATCATCTCCTATCACCGCTGACTGCAATAGCGGCAGCAGTAACTGTAGTAACAGCAGCGGTGGTCCAACTACTAATCTCCATGAAAAATTCAACAAGACTGAAGAATATTTGGTACATGCCATAAATAATCCAATTGCCACTGGAGGAGCAGTTGTAGGAACAGGAGGTGGTGTTGGTGTTCATCATAAATCTGGCTATGTTCACACTACAGCTTGTGCTAATAGTGGCGGTAGCTGTGGCAACAATGATTGCAACAACGAacgcaacaacaatacaaaaaatgtgTCATCTTCAACTGGCACTGCTGCCGCTGCTGTGTGCAGTGTGGCCACCATGACCACAAACCTTGCCGAATGCAGTCTAAACAATCATAAGAAACCACCTGCCATTGCAGCTTTAATTGCCAAAAAAGAGACGCCAAAAGATGCTACTAAGCAAAAAAATGCCTCCACATCAACTAGCTCAACATCTACAGAAAACATAGCCGCCGCTGTCGTCTCAAATTCTTTAAATAGTAGCAGCACTGGCATAATAGTTAATGCTGCTATTCTTCCTGTCACTGGTGGTGGTGGTAGCTCGGCTGCATCACGTTTAAGTTATGCTCAAGTGGCACAACGCAAAGATGATAATGCAGCTGCTGCAGTTAGTATTTTGTCACCCGTAGCTGTTAATAAACACGAAACAGCTGTAGGAACAAGCTCCTCCGTTATATCCTCCCCCTCCGTTGTATCCACTTCCATAAATTCTTCTTCCCCTTCAGTTGCTGTCAATAAAATTGAAGGGAATAATGATAAACATGTggccaataataataatataacttCATCGTCAAGTAGTTGTAGTACAATTGTTGTTGGTTGTGCTAATAATGCAAATGTTGCAGCAGTGAGCGTTAACTCATCCTCCTCCTCATCGTCGTCGTCCTCCTGCTCCTCCTCAGGTGCTGGTGCTGCATCATCTATAACTGTAACTGGTGCTGTGAATAGTGGCAGTAATGTTCCAGTAACATTGCGCACTgaaatttccaaagaaaaag acTTTTCTCGTGAAAATCGTCAATCAACAGGAAGTA ATTAG
- the LOC111679306 gene encoding la-related protein Larp4B isoform X4, giving the protein MNGDGVKIPPPVATTVYANVPVDTAVLATNLYGPTTQLAAPAATHIPLIATAAGPQPPHHQALQVAAAPGQHQQLIAAHTAAAHPQQPTLQTVQAAAAAAAVAAATPQHTAPHQIQGHPQQAHLQYAHQQTAIAAGGQQGPTVTTTTIDNTEYTVMNGAITQDGTVVCYSQDDLQVAGVVGAPVAAGGGNVTNLVAVDQMSGTPVTAATAQQQQQQQQHNVHAQHHVILNNGPPPSATTTLQQQQSQQQQVVAGNSNNTNISSSSNSSGNTGDNSGIPLEQLKQMLATQLEYYFSRENLANDSWLLSQMDSDQYVPIWTVANFNLVKKLTKDIKLITEVLRESPNVQVDEDGLRVRPNHKRCIIILREISDQTPVKDVKNIFNNENCPRVISCEFAGNNSWYITFESDEDAQKAFKYLREDVKEFQGKPIMARMKAKPFINRLPIGPVSTIKNGFRLTSPPAAVYDPNAAAAAAVAYSAAPQRFVYAANGAAMTQPPVPYNGQLHLIQFQQQQFYPGIVTPWPTAAAAAVAAAATTAHGQNFYEIGNVFAANGLPPAVPAYATTAPPPTQTPGLTGSTKPQSGGGGGGGGGGGGRYNNNHRNNSGNSGGQSGGGHRKQQRNTNLQQLQQTPQPQPQLAGNNIIVSSVSVGGAGGLVGVMPTAIVDPHQQQQTMTQQHQMQQQQPPPNQQQQQTSSQQQPGSQQSSNTRHYSSMKPNTGKDKGGIPKSSIDKSYGGGGNTNALSSHHHYSAQNQTTHHVQTQQQQQQQQQPQQMSGGGGGAAATHIQQTHYQMPSSNTQTGAMQHTSYTAHNVPTVSAQQHHHQQQQQIHQQQQQQQQHDLQDDVNVEVVHQSQIVVQHVPQQGHHHNPRNNVTSSSSSLNNSVGGSGVGGGGSGAGKDPPHWSQSRPRRRRRDDDNSGMTYSPNNRVGGGGGGGGGGQSYNSSHHSQQQQQQQSGGNSGGGGGGGGSVMSSSQGGSHHHSNRNDISGGGHHGGGGGGYTSHRNDNEHRGGYKGNNYNPHYNSGGGGGGGGSHSHHSSNNSSSHHHNQHHNTATSSGSSQQQQQQQLQQQQHHTSSTSSSSSQHHSMTTSSSSTHHYNPHHHNQNEGGGGGGASGGVGGSGGGGGGIGGGGSGRDVGGGGSGRNYEGGRHTAGGGSSYAGNNDRSGGGHGSGGGGGGRHHDNYHHNSHHQSHHQHHHHQQQQQQQQQQNATPPQPPQFDLEAAAFPPLPATSSSVASSNVAATSGTNNKQTASALQQQHQQQQQQQVSLNDATTSANNNNNMTINSNSNNNSSNSISSTSADQHHQQQQHHQQQQPKNVNTQPYHQQHQQSQQQNTSNNLINSSSINSGNGNNGGSGWAENRLADVVRGNGNNNNNNASGGGGKKSRKDSGHNNKQHNNFYQQQRGNTAVSPTPNAGVGGGNISSNITTTIASNVNSTNSNNNNTSTLINTPAIETANIEDLNKQQQRDHLSANNSKSNNNNNKSLTNNKQNSNSNNSATVIPCLTQNNTNTTNIKGSSNIVAATFNPTISSSPITADCNSGSSNCSNSSGGPTTNLHEKFNKTEEYLVHAINNPIATGGAVVGTGGGVGVHHKSGYVHTTACANSGGSCGNNDCNNERNNNTKNVSSSTGTAAAAVCSVATMTTNLAECSLNNHKKPPAIAALIAKKETPKDATKQKNASTSTSSTSTENIAAAVVSNSLNSSSTGIIVNAAILPVTGGGGSSAASRLSYAQVAQRKDDNAAAAVSILSPVAVNKHETAVGTSSSVISSPSVVSTSINSSSPSVAVNKIEGNNDKHVANNNNITSSSSSCSTIVVGCANNANVAAVSVNSSSSSSSSSSCSSSGAGAASSITVTGAVNSGSNVPVTLRTEISKEKDFSRENRQSTGSSNANVGGGSSVNSSSINNTTFSSSNTGGGTTRNHQRVEAKEFKNSHTRERNSDATESSNGTGGRKSHRNTNNNN; this is encoded by the exons TTGATAGCAGCTCACACCGCTGCGGCTCACCCACAACAGCCTACATTACAAACAGTACAGGCGGCAGCAGCCGCGGCTGCTGTAGCAGCAGCTACACCCCAACACACAGCACCACATCAAATACAAGGCCATCCTCAACAAGCCCACTTGCAGTACGCCCATCAGCAAACAGCCATTGCTGCTGGTGGCCAGCAGGGCCCAACGGTTACGACAACAACGATTGATAACACCGAATATACAGTCATGAATGGAGCCATAACTCAAGACGGCACAGTCGTCTGTTACAGTCAAGATGATTTGCAGGTTGCTGGTGTCGTTGGTGCGCCCGTTGCTGCGGGCGGTGGTAATGTCACGAATTTAGTTGCTGTCGATCAAATGTCTGGTACACCGGTCACAGCAGCCACTgctcagcagcaacaacaacaacagcaacacaatGTTCATGCTCAACATCATGTTATCCTTAATAATGGTCCACCACCTTCCGCAACCACGAccctacagcaacaacaatcacaacaacaacaggtTGTCGCTGGTAATAGCAACAACACAAATATTAGCTCTTCATCAAATTCAAGTGGCAATACGGGCGATAATAGTGGGATACCATTGGAACAACTTAAACAAATGTTAGCCACACAATTGGAATATTATTTTTCGAG AGAAAATTTAGCAAACGACTCTTGGCTGCTATCACAAATGGACAGTGATCAATATGTCCCCATATGGACAGTGGCCAactttaatttagttaaaaaattaacaaaagataTTAAACTTATAACAGAAGTGCTTAGGGAATCACCGAATGTGCAAGTAGACGAAGATGGTCTCAGAGTACGACCAAATCACAAAAGATGCATTATAATATTACGTGAAATTTCTGATCAAACTCCAGTTAAAGATGTTAAG AACATTTTTAACAATGAAAACTGCCCACGCGTTATTTCGTGTGAATTTGCTGGCAATAACTCATGGTATATAACTTTTGAATCAGATGAAGATgcacaaaaagcttttaaatatttaagagaaGATGTTAAAGAATTTCAG ggTAAACCAATAATGGCTCGAATGAAAGCAAAACCATTTATAAATAGATTACCAATCGGTCCAGTATCAACTATTAAAAATGGCTTCCGTTTGACTTCACCACCAGCCGCTGTATACGATCCAAATGCTGCTGCTGCAGCGGCTGTTGCTTATAGTGCAGCTCCGCAACGTTTTGTTTATGCTGCCAATGGAGCAGCAATGACGCAACCACCAGTACCATATAATGGtcaattacatttaatt CAATTCCAACAGCAACAATTCTATCCCGGTATTGTTACACCTTGGCCTACTGCGGCTGCTGCAGCTGTAGCAGCAGCCGCAACCACAGCACATGGTCAGAATTTCTATGAGATTGGAAATGTTTTTGCAGCCAATGGTTTGCCTCCTGCAGTACCTGCATATGCCACAACAGCACCACCTCCTACACAAACTCCTGGTTTAACTGGCAGCACAAAACCGCAAAGCGGTGGcggcggtggtggtggtggcggaGGCGGTGGACGCTATAACAACAATCATCGTAATAATTCTGGCAACAGTGGTGGTCAGAGCGGCGGTGGTCATCGTAAGCAGCAACGCAACACAAACCTCCAACAGTTGCAACAAACTCCCCAACCTCAACCCCAATTGGCTGGCAACAATATAATTGTATCTAGTGTAAGTGTTGGTGGAGCTGGTGGTCTGGTCGGCGTTATGCCCACCGCAATTGTCGATCCccatcaacagcagcaaacTATGACGCAACAGCAtcaaatgcaacaacaacaaccaccacctaatcaacagcaacaacagactTCAAGTCAACAGCAGCCTGGCTCTCAGCAAAGTAGTAATACAAGACATTATTCAAGCATGAAACCAAATACTGGTAAAGATAAAg gTGGCATACCGAAATCTTCTATCGATAAATCGTATGGTGGTGGTGGCAATACGAATGCTCTTAGCAGTCATCATCATTACAGTGCGCAAAATCAAACTACTCATCATgtacaaacacaacaacaacagcagcagcagcaacaacctcAGCAAATGAGTGGCGGAGGCGGTGGTGCTGCTGCAACACACATACAACAAACTCACTATCAAATGCCTTCCTCAAATACACAAACTGGTGCAATGCAGCATACTTCCTATACGGCACATAATGTACCAACTGTTTCAGCacaacagcatcatcatcagcagcaacagcagatccatcaacagcaacaacaacaacagcagcacgATCTACAAGACGATGTTAATGTTGAGGTTGTGCATCAATCACAAATTGTTGTACAACATGTACCACAACAAGGACATCATCATAATCCACGTAATAATGTTACTTCATCGTCCTCTTCGTTGAATAATTCGGTTGGTGGAAGTGGCGTCGGCGGCGGTGGCAGTGGTGCTGGAAAAGATCCGCCACATTGGTCTCAATCTCGCCCAAGACGAAGAAGACGTGATGATGATAATTCAGGAATGACTTACTCACCTAATAATCGTGTTGGCGGCGGAGGTGGAGGAGGAGGCGGAGGG CAATCGTATAATTCGTCGCATCATtctcaacagcagcagcaacaacaaagtgGTGGCAATTCAGGTGGCGGGGGAGGAGGAGGAGGTAGTGTTATGTCTTCTTCCCAAGGCGGTAGTCATCATCATTCAAATCGCAATGATATTAGTGGTGGTGGCCATCAtggcggtggtggtggtggttatACGTCGCATCGTAATGACAACGAACATCGCGGTGGTTATAAAGGTAACAATTATAATCCTCACTATAATAGCGGAGGCGGAGGAGGTGGCGGTGGTTCCCACTCCCACCATTCTTCTAACAATTCATCTTCACATCATCACAATCAACATCACAATACAGCGACATCATCAGGTTcctcacaacaacaacaacagcaacaattacaacagcaacaacatcatacTTCTTCCacttcatcatcatcgtcacaACACCATTCAATGACAACTTCATCTTCTTCTACCCATCATTACAATCCACATCATCATAATCAAAATgaaggtggtggtggtggtggagcTAGTGGAGGTGTCGGAGGAAGTGGTGGAGGCGGAGGAGGTATTGGGGGTGGAGGGAGTGGACGTGatgttggtggtggtggtagtgGTCGCAACTATGAAGGCGGCCGTCACACAGCTGGTGGTGGTTCTAGTTATGCTGGTAATAATGATAGATCTGGTGGAGGTCATGGTAGTGGAGGTGGCGGTGGAGGTCGCCATCATGACAACTATCATCATAACAGCCATCACCAGAGCCATCATCAACATCAccatcatcagcagcaacagcaacaacagcagcaacaaaatgcTACACCACCACAACCGCCGCAATTTGACTTAGAAGCAGCAGCTTTTCCACCACTGCCAG CCACCTCATCGTCAGTGGCCTCTAGTAATGTTGCTGCAACCAGTGGTaccaataataaacaaactgcCAGtgcattacaacaacaacatcagcagcaacaacaacagcaagtgAGTTTAAATGATGCTACAACATCtgccaataataacaacaacatgacTATCAATAGTAATAGTAACAACAATAGCAGCAACAGCATTAGTAGTACATCTGCTGaccaacatcatcaacaacagcaacatcatcagcagcagcagccaAAAAACGTCAATACTCAACCCTATCACCAGCAACATCAGCaatcacaacaacaaaatacaagtaataatttaataaatagttcCTCAATTAATTCGGGAAACGGTAATAACGGTGGTAGTGGTTGGGCAGAAAATCGTCTAGCTGATGTAGTACGTGGCAAtggtaataacaacaacaacaatgccaGTGGGGGAGGAGGTAAGAAATCTCGCAAAGATTCCGGCCACAACAATAAAcaacataataatttttaccAACAACAAAGAGGTAATACAGCAGTTAGTCCAACGCCCAACGCTGGCGTTGGCGGTGGTAATATCAGTAGTAATATTACAACCACCATTGCCTCAAACGTCAACtcaaccaacagcaacaacaataacacctCAACCTTAATTAACACACCCGCCATAGAAACTGCTAATATTGAAGATttgaataaacaacaacaacgcgaTCATTTAAGCGCCAACAACagtaaaagcaacaacaataataataaatcattgacaaataataaacaaaattctaattcTAATAACTCTGCAACTGTGATACCGTgtttaacacaaaacaatactaatacaacaaatattaaaggTAGCAGCAACATTGTTGCTGCCACATTTAACCCCACAATCTCATCATCTCCTATCACCGCTGACTGCAATAGCGGCAGCAGTAACTGTAGTAACAGCAGCGGTGGTCCAACTACTAATCTCCATGAAAAATTCAACAAGACTGAAGAATATTTGGTACATGCCATAAATAATCCAATTGCCACTGGAGGAGCAGTTGTAGGAACAGGAGGTGGTGTTGGTGTTCATCATAAATCTGGCTATGTTCACACTACAGCTTGTGCTAATAGTGGCGGTAGCTGTGGCAACAATGATTGCAACAACGAacgcaacaacaatacaaaaaatgtgTCATCTTCAACTGGCACTGCTGCCGCTGCTGTGTGCAGTGTGGCCACCATGACCACAAACCTTGCCGAATGCAGTCTAAACAATCATAAGAAACCACCTGCCATTGCAGCTTTAATTGCCAAAAAAGAGACGCCAAAAGATGCTACTAAGCAAAAAAATGCCTCCACATCAACTAGCTCAACATCTACAGAAAACATAGCCGCCGCTGTCGTCTCAAATTCTTTAAATAGTAGCAGCACTGGCATAATAGTTAATGCTGCTATTCTTCCTGTCACTGGTGGTGGTGGTAGCTCGGCTGCATCACGTTTAAGTTATGCTCAAGTGGCACAACGCAAAGATGATAATGCAGCTGCTGCAGTTAGTATTTTGTCACCCGTAGCTGTTAATAAACACGAAACAGCTGTAGGAACAAGCTCCTCCGTTATATCCTCCCCCTCCGTTGTATCCACTTCCATAAATTCTTCTTCCCCTTCAGTTGCTGTCAATAAAATTGAAGGGAATAATGATAAACATGTggccaataataataatataacttCATCGTCAAGTAGTTGTAGTACAATTGTTGTTGGTTGTGCTAATAATGCAAATGTTGCAGCAGTGAGCGTTAACTCATCCTCCTCCTCATCGTCGTCGTCCTCCTGCTCCTCCTCAGGTGCTGGTGCTGCATCATCTATAACTGTAACTGGTGCTGTGAATAGTGGCAGTAATGTTCCAGTAACATTGCGCACTgaaatttccaaagaaaaag acTTTTCTCGTGAAAATCGTCAATCAACAGGAAGTAGTAATGCAAATGTTGGCGGTGGCAGTAGTGTAAATAGTAGTAGTATAAATAACACAACATTTTCCTCGTCAAATACTGGTGGTGGCACGACACGTAATCATCAACGTGTCGAGGCAAAAGAGTTTAAAAACTCGCATACACGAGAACGCAATAGTGATGCTACTGAAAGTAGCAATGGCACTGGGGGTCGCAAATCACATAGAAACactaataataacaactaa